The proteins below come from a single Afipia felis ATCC 53690 genomic window:
- a CDS encoding FkbM family methyltransferase, which yields MKALEFARLMVPPIFSRTTRRHLRDVWRHHIPTLTHERTLDRFRSAGFAPKTIYDIGAFRGHWTREARRIFPSAAFYLFEANNLHAPFLEKTGHPFFIAAMSVEDNEAGAPLFINETIQTSTSLHRERTQSFNDNVKIVQVPTRRLDSLVTEKGLPAPDLIKLDVQGAEIDVLKGAGKVLENASAIVAELSFLPFNAGAPLIGETITYIEGLGFKCADVCETHSSAIGSILQMDIIFARPALFQRYAAAAGL from the coding sequence ATGAAGGCTCTTGAATTCGCCCGGCTGATGGTGCCGCCAATCTTCTCACGCACCACCCGGCGACATTTGAGGGATGTCTGGCGACATCACATTCCGACACTCACTCACGAACGAACACTTGATCGGTTCCGGAGCGCCGGTTTCGCCCCAAAAACAATTTACGACATTGGGGCATTCAGAGGCCATTGGACGCGAGAGGCGAGAAGAATTTTCCCATCAGCTGCCTTCTATTTATTCGAAGCAAACAATCTCCACGCCCCATTCCTTGAAAAAACAGGCCATCCGTTTTTCATCGCAGCCATGAGCGTTGAGGATAATGAAGCTGGCGCGCCCCTTTTCATCAACGAAACTATCCAGACCAGCACAAGTCTCCATCGCGAGCGCACGCAGTCATTCAACGACAACGTGAAAATCGTCCAAGTCCCAACTAGGCGACTCGATAGCCTTGTGACCGAGAAGGGCTTACCTGCACCTGATTTAATCAAACTTGATGTTCAGGGTGCGGAAATCGATGTTCTGAAAGGTGCAGGCAAGGTCCTGGAAAACGCCTCGGCTATCGTCGCCGAACTATCATTCCTCCCGTTCAACGCCGGCGCTCCTCTCATCGGAGAGACGATCACTTATATTGAAGGTCTTGGCTTTAAATGTGCAGATGTTTGTGAAACTCATTCATCTGCTATTGGAAGTATCCTCCAGATGGACATTATCTTTGCAAGGCCAGCCTTGTTCCAACGATATGCGGCAGCTGCTGGATTGTAG
- a CDS encoding SDR family NAD(P)-dependent oxidoreductase codes for MALSAKGTALITGASSGIGAIYAERLSRRGYNLILVARRREKLNALADRIGAATGRAVEVVTADLGKRDDLRRIENLLRTDASITLLVNNAGIGATAPLLDSDADRMEEMIDLNVTALTRLTYAAVPGFVARGGGTIINIASVVAIAPELLNGVYGASKAFVLAFSQSLRHELQDKNIRVQAVLPGATATDFWDVSGLPLENVPSEWVMPAERMVDAALSGLDQNEFATIPALPNNADLEAYEAARQKLMPNLSGKEPAKRYAA; via the coding sequence ATGGCACTTTCAGCAAAAGGCACTGCGCTCATTACCGGTGCATCTTCCGGCATTGGCGCGATCTATGCGGAACGGCTCAGCCGCCGCGGCTACAATCTCATTCTGGTCGCGCGACGGCGCGAAAAACTGAATGCCCTCGCCGACAGGATCGGCGCCGCGACCGGCCGCGCCGTCGAGGTCGTGACCGCCGATCTCGGCAAAAGAGACGACCTGCGGCGAATCGAGAACCTGCTGCGGACCGACGCCAGCATCACCCTGCTGGTGAACAACGCAGGCATCGGCGCCACCGCGCCGCTGCTCGATTCCGATGCCGACAGGATGGAAGAGATGATCGACCTGAATGTCACCGCACTGACACGGCTCACCTATGCCGCCGTGCCCGGCTTCGTCGCCCGCGGCGGCGGCACGATCATCAACATAGCCTCGGTCGTCGCCATCGCGCCGGAATTACTCAATGGAGTCTATGGCGCATCGAAGGCTTTCGTTCTCGCCTTCAGTCAGTCACTTCGCCACGAGCTTCAGGACAAGAACATCCGCGTTCAGGCCGTGCTGCCCGGCGCAACAGCCACGGACTTCTGGGATGTTTCGGGACTGCCGCTTGAGAACGTGCCGAGCGAATGGGTGATGCCGGCGGAGCGCATGGTCGATGCCGCGTTGTCTGGTCTTGACCAGAATGAATTCGCCACCATTCCCGCACTGCCTAACAATGCGGATCTGGAAGCTTATGAAGCAGCACGCCAAAAACTGATGCCGAATCTCTCCGGCAAAGAGCCCGCGAAGCGGTACGCGGCTTAG
- a CDS encoding DUF2336 domain-containing protein gives MIVRQFISWVRTAPAGERAGATRALARAWLISDLSQDDRITAEGALLMLLDDPSPLVRQAMSDVFAASADAPPAIVAALAADQPDIALPVLEFSPLLLDADLVDLVATGCPQVQCAVARRVRLPVSVAAALAEVGDATAVLELIENPDVTLAPFSLERIVERHGDLAVIREALLQRESLPASVRLALATKVSATLAGFAAARDWITPDRANRLAAEATERSLLDIANLSEGEELSALIHHLRESGQLNASLVLRALLSGNASLFEAALVELTGVPQRRVTALAYGRGAGLDALLTKAGFPRSTVPAFRAAVAAILETGFVETQNGVTRLQRRMVERVLMQCENEVVSTHDPLLVLLRRFSVEAAREDARLFCDETATQVDAQRFVQIIEDASPVASEDIYGAGIVDEESDDDIVFVESPPLAPSFTGESEFGYESEFDDYAPLDENYIAVNDEYPGNDNLDAEIALIVRERIAA, from the coding sequence ATGATCGTTCGGCAGTTTATTAGTTGGGTTCGTACCGCTCCCGCCGGGGAGCGCGCCGGGGCGACACGGGCATTGGCCCGCGCCTGGCTCATTTCAGATTTATCGCAGGACGATCGCATCACCGCCGAAGGCGCGCTGCTGATGCTGCTCGACGATCCCTCGCCGCTGGTGCGGCAGGCGATGTCGGACGTGTTCGCGGCAAGCGCCGACGCACCGCCTGCCATCGTCGCTGCGCTCGCTGCCGACCAGCCGGACATCGCACTGCCCGTTCTCGAATTCTCGCCGCTGCTGCTCGACGCCGATCTGGTCGATCTCGTCGCCACAGGCTGTCCCCAGGTGCAATGCGCCGTGGCGCGTCGGGTGAGGCTGCCGGTCTCGGTGGCGGCCGCGCTCGCGGAGGTCGGTGATGCGACGGCAGTGCTCGAGCTGATCGAGAATCCGGACGTGACGCTGGCGCCGTTCTCGCTGGAGCGGATCGTCGAGCGCCACGGCGATCTCGCCGTGATCCGGGAAGCGCTGCTGCAGCGGGAGAGCCTGCCGGCCTCCGTGCGGCTCGCGCTCGCAACAAAAGTTTCGGCGACGCTCGCCGGCTTTGCCGCAGCCCGCGACTGGATCACGCCCGACCGCGCAAACCGCCTCGCGGCGGAGGCGACAGAGCGCTCGCTGCTCGACATTGCAAACCTGTCGGAAGGCGAGGAGCTTTCCGCTCTGATCCATCACCTGCGCGAAAGCGGCCAGCTCAATGCGAGCCTTGTGCTGCGTGCTTTGTTGTCGGGCAACGCCAGTCTGTTTGAGGCGGCGCTGGTTGAACTGACCGGCGTGCCGCAACGCCGTGTCACCGCGCTGGCTTACGGCCGCGGGGCAGGGCTCGATGCGCTGCTCACCAAGGCTGGCTTCCCGCGGTCAACCGTCCCGGCGTTCCGCGCGGCGGTTGCCGCGATCCTGGAAACCGGATTTGTCGAGACGCAGAATGGCGTGACGCGGCTGCAGCGCCGCATGGTCGAGCGCGTGCTGATGCAATGCGAGAACGAAGTGGTGTCGACCCACGATCCGCTGCTGGTGCTGCTGCGGCGCTTCTCTGTCGAGGCGGCGCGCGAGGATGCGCGGCTGTTCTGCGACGAAACCGCGACGCAGGTCGACGCGCAGCGCTTCGTCCAGATCATCGAGGATGCTTCGCCGGTCGCGAGCGAAGATATCTATGGTGCCGGGATTGTGGACGAGGAGAGCGACGACGACATCGTCTTCGTGGAGTCTCCGCCGCTCGCGCCGAGCTTCACTGGTGAGAGCGAATTCGGCTACGAAAGCGAGTTCGATGACTATGCGCCGCTGGATGAAAACTACATCGCTGTGAACGACGAATATCCCGGCAACGACAACCTCGACGCCGAGATCGCCCTTATCGTCCGCGAGCGCATCGCGGCCTGA
- a CDS encoding TonB-dependent receptor plug domain-containing protein: MSPAAKKPNHHLPKRNKRVDAKPQPRTAEAPTTAPANPPGHLVTSPTTIPTPVSQIASSITVITGQEIENTQRRTVPDLLLTVPGLNVAPNAPGELTSVFIRGANSNHTKVLIDGIDVSDPSNPSRQFDFGPLTTFGIEQLEVLRGPQGGLYGSDALGGVISITTKTGKGAPQWSTLVEGGSFGTFNQATSVSGSTSDTSYAFSGSHMRVESTPVTPAELLPPGQKRNNDFYDNLTFHGKVSHDFSEMFSLNAVARYTDAHLRYTDNDNYPYANPVQSRSGNRQFSGLLDGVFKLLDGRFNNHFGVTYTDTDRKTSDPYYVTLGYGSTPNSFFHGDRTKVYWRSDLTLLQGQTLVTGVEHETEKGSVDYALYGVAPASGTIQNLGSYAELQSNFFDRFFIVSNVRHDQNDHFGGHDTFRIAPAILFPETDTKLKASYGTGFHAPSIDQLYGPFSANLNLKPEESKGYDYGFEQALFNKRVKFGATWYHNNFNNLIESVPTANPFVYMYENVAFATTHGLEAFASVTLTERLTLRGDYTHTIATDDTLHTELKRRPEHKWSAQAQWAATDSLTLTATALWISSWLDTDPLSGGSIRAPGYQLVNLAANYKVDQNWSVFGRVDNLFDRHYQNPLGYQKTGIGVYGGLRFVTN; encoded by the coding sequence GTGAGCCCTGCCGCCAAAAAGCCGAATCACCATCTGCCGAAGCGCAACAAGCGCGTCGATGCGAAGCCGCAGCCGCGCACCGCCGAAGCACCGACCACCGCTCCCGCAAATCCGCCGGGTCATCTGGTGACATCGCCGACCACGATCCCTACTCCGGTCAGCCAGATTGCAAGTTCGATCACCGTGATCACCGGGCAGGAGATCGAGAATACACAAAGACGAACTGTCCCCGACCTGCTGCTGACCGTTCCGGGCCTTAACGTTGCCCCTAACGCTCCAGGCGAACTGACATCCGTTTTCATCCGCGGCGCAAATTCAAATCACACCAAAGTACTCATCGACGGCATCGACGTGAGCGATCCGTCGAATCCCAGCCGCCAATTCGATTTTGGTCCGTTGACGACTTTCGGGATCGAACAACTCGAAGTTCTTCGCGGACCTCAAGGTGGATTGTATGGATCAGATGCATTGGGTGGCGTGATCTCGATCACGACCAAAACCGGAAAAGGCGCACCGCAATGGTCCACGCTGGTTGAAGGTGGATCTTTCGGGACGTTCAATCAGGCGACGTCGGTGAGCGGAAGCACGAGCGACACCAGTTACGCGTTCAGCGGATCGCATATGCGCGTCGAATCCACGCCAGTCACACCGGCTGAACTTCTGCCGCCGGGCCAGAAACGCAATAACGATTTCTATGACAACCTGACATTCCACGGCAAAGTCAGCCACGACTTTTCCGAGATGTTTTCGCTCAATGCCGTTGCGCGCTATACGGACGCGCATCTGCGTTACACCGATAATGATAACTATCCATACGCCAACCCGGTCCAGTCCCGGTCCGGCAACCGCCAGTTCAGCGGTTTGCTCGACGGTGTATTCAAACTACTCGACGGTCGTTTCAACAACCATTTCGGCGTGACCTACACCGATACCGACCGCAAGACGTCCGATCCTTATTACGTCACCCTTGGGTACGGGTCGACTCCGAACAGCTTCTTCCATGGAGACCGCACAAAGGTCTACTGGAGATCCGATCTCACTCTCCTGCAGGGACAAACACTTGTCACGGGCGTGGAACACGAAACCGAAAAGGGCAGCGTCGACTATGCCCTGTATGGCGTTGCACCAGCTTCTGGCACAATTCAAAATCTCGGCAGCTATGCCGAACTACAATCCAATTTTTTCGATCGGTTTTTCATCGTGTCCAATGTGCGCCACGATCAGAACGATCACTTTGGAGGCCACGACACATTCCGTATCGCACCGGCGATTCTGTTTCCTGAAACCGACACCAAACTTAAGGCCAGTTACGGCACGGGCTTTCATGCACCTTCAATCGACCAGCTTTATGGTCCCTTCAGCGCCAACCTCAATTTGAAGCCGGAAGAAAGCAAGGGATACGATTACGGGTTCGAGCAAGCCCTTTTCAATAAACGGGTCAAATTCGGCGCGACCTGGTATCATAACAACTTCAACAATCTGATTGAGAGCGTTCCGACCGCAAACCCCTTCGTCTACATGTACGAGAATGTCGCATTCGCAACGACTCATGGTTTGGAGGCGTTTGCATCGGTTACGCTAACTGAGCGCCTGACCCTTCGGGGCGACTATACTCATACGATAGCGACAGACGACACACTTCACACGGAGCTGAAGCGCAGACCCGAACATAAATGGAGCGCCCAAGCCCAATGGGCTGCGACCGACAGTCTGACGCTGACGGCGACCGCGCTATGGATCAGTTCCTGGCTCGATACCGATCCGTTATCTGGCGGGTCCATACGCGCGCCCGGATATCAACTCGTCAACCTCGCTGCGAACTACAAGGTCGATCAAAACTGGTCAGTGTTTGGACGCGTCGACAACCTGTTCGACCGCCATTACCAAAACCCGCTGGGCTACCAAAAGACAGGCATCGGCGTATATGGCGGCCTGCGTTTTGTGACGAATTGA
- a CDS encoding sugar O-acetyltransferase, which translates to MSNGDGTKIIHSRTPESAAMVANVRRATAITAALNRLTFDDADEIRALFSELIGKTVDRSFLLIPPFYTVGGDEISVGQNVFINQNCTFYDLGGLHIADDVMIGPNVSLITAGHPLEPSQRRSVTIGRRIVIERNVWIAAGATILGGVTVGENSVVAAGAVVTRDVPPNTLVGGNPARVIRLIGDGS; encoded by the coding sequence GTGTCGAACGGGGACGGCACCAAAATCATTCACAGCAGAACGCCGGAATCGGCGGCCATGGTGGCCAACGTCAGACGGGCGACGGCGATCACCGCCGCGCTGAACCGTTTGACGTTCGACGACGCAGACGAGATCCGGGCTCTGTTCAGCGAACTCATCGGTAAGACCGTCGACAGGAGCTTCTTGCTGATCCCGCCGTTCTATACCGTTGGCGGGGATGAGATCAGCGTCGGGCAGAATGTCTTCATCAATCAGAACTGCACTTTCTATGATCTCGGCGGTCTCCACATCGCGGACGACGTGATGATCGGGCCGAATGTAAGCCTCATCACGGCCGGTCATCCGCTTGAGCCGTCGCAGCGCCGTTCAGTCACCATCGGCAGGCGCATCGTAATCGAGAGGAATGTCTGGATCGCGGCTGGCGCAACGATTCTCGGCGGGGTGACGGTCGGCGAAAATTCGGTCGTCGCTGCGGGCGCTGTGGTCACCAGGGACGTTCCTCCGAATACCCTCGTGGGCGGAAATCCGGCGCGGGTCATTCGTTTGATTGGTGACGGGTCCTGA
- the hisI gene encoding phosphoribosyl-AMP cyclohydrolase, with product MTTQSGDKTELEEGLSFAPRFDASGLVTCVATDARSGDVLMVAHMNDEALRKTIETGDAWYYSRSRKKLWRKGETSGHVQRVVEMRTDCDQDAVWIRVEQSGSGACHTGRHSCFYRAVTNENGSAKLVFVDADRAFDPDKVYK from the coding sequence GTGACGACGCAATCAGGCGACAAGACAGAGCTTGAAGAGGGGCTTTCGTTTGCCCCGCGTTTTGACGCGTCCGGGCTCGTGACATGCGTCGCGACCGATGCGCGAAGCGGCGACGTGCTGATGGTCGCTCACATGAACGACGAGGCGCTGCGCAAGACCATCGAGACCGGCGATGCCTGGTACTACAGCCGCTCGCGCAAAAAGCTCTGGCGCAAGGGCGAGACCTCCGGTCATGTCCAGCGTGTCGTCGAGATGCGCACGGATTGCGATCAGGACGCGGTATGGATCCGCGTCGAGCAATCCGGCAGTGGCGCCTGCCACACCGGACGGCACTCATGCTTTTACCGCGCGGTGACGAACGAGAACGGCAGCGCGAAGCTGGTGTTCGTGGATGCCGACAGGGCGTTCGATCCGGACAAGGTCTATAAGTAA
- the rlmB gene encoding 23S rRNA (guanosine(2251)-2'-O)-methyltransferase RlmB: protein MASRDSSSRFKGSNRPPQRGRGGPPHRRNREDRDGPAILYGWHTVTLALANPRRKIRKLFVTENALRRLEEENIDLKKLTPEVVRPSVIDQRLGPDAVHQGLLAEVDPLPALDISKLPQDGIVLVLDQITDPHNVGAILRSAAAFAVKAVVTTARHSPEATGVLAKSASGALELVPLVIVQNLARALNEMKEYGFLTVGLDSEGSTNLAETELRSPLALVLGAEGKGLRQLTRETCGTVARLDMPGEIKSLNVSNATALALYIGASRLGLMK, encoded by the coding sequence ATGGCCAGCCGTGATTCATCTTCCCGCTTCAAGGGCTCGAACCGTCCGCCGCAGCGCGGCCGAGGCGGGCCACCTCACCGACGGAACCGGGAGGATCGCGACGGGCCAGCAATTCTCTATGGCTGGCACACCGTCACCCTGGCGCTGGCCAATCCTCGCCGGAAGATTCGCAAACTGTTCGTGACGGAGAACGCGCTGCGCCGCCTTGAGGAAGAAAACATCGATCTCAAGAAGCTGACGCCCGAGGTAGTACGTCCCAGCGTGATCGACCAGCGGCTCGGTCCCGATGCTGTGCATCAGGGCCTGCTCGCGGAAGTCGATCCCCTGCCCGCGCTCGATATTTCCAAACTGCCGCAAGACGGCATCGTGCTGGTGCTCGACCAGATCACCGATCCGCACAATGTCGGCGCGATCCTACGTTCTGCGGCAGCATTCGCGGTGAAGGCGGTGGTGACGACAGCGCGGCACAGCCCGGAGGCCACCGGCGTGTTGGCGAAATCCGCCTCCGGCGCGCTGGAACTCGTACCGCTGGTAATCGTGCAGAACCTCGCCCGCGCGCTCAATGAGATGAAGGAGTACGGCTTCCTCACCGTCGGGCTCGACAGCGAAGGCAGCACCAATCTCGCCGAAACGGAATTGCGCAGCCCCCTCGCGCTCGTGCTCGGTGCCGAGGGCAAAGGACTGCGGCAACTGACGCGCGAGACCTGTGGCACAGTCGCGCGGCTCGACATGCCGGGCGAGATCAAGAGCCTGAACGTCTCGAACGCCACCGCGCTCGCGCTCTATATCGGCGCGTCGCGGCTCGGCTTGATGAAGTAG
- a CDS encoding GlsB/YeaQ/YmgE family stress response membrane protein produces MQGAEIGWIAAIIVGGLAGWFAEMFMKSGTGIFMNIVLGIVGASLANFLLGLFGVALGGWVGYLIAGFIGACILIFLWRAIRGRA; encoded by the coding sequence ATGCAAGGCGCTGAAATTGGATGGATTGCGGCCATCATCGTTGGCGGTCTGGCTGGCTGGTTCGCCGAGATGTTCATGAAGAGCGGTACCGGCATTTTCATGAATATCGTGCTTGGCATCGTCGGCGCGTCGTTGGCGAATTTTCTACTGGGATTGTTCGGCGTCGCGCTGGGCGGGTGGGTCGGTTACCTCATCGCCGGTTTTATCGGCGCCTGCATCCTGATCTTCCTCTGGCGCGCGATTCGCGGACGAGCGTGA
- a CDS encoding His-rich protein BRANT: MLKIISAAVVAASVMVAPAMAATVIKTQKPMTHSHVLKPSVANANAHMVKKHHRHHVRPHHHAKKHVIVKHRH, from the coding sequence ATGTTGAAGATTATTTCAGCCGCCGTTGTCGCCGCTTCGGTGATGGTTGCGCCGGCGATGGCCGCGACCGTCATCAAGACGCAAAAGCCGATGACGCATTCGCACGTTCTGAAGCCGTCGGTGGCCAATGCCAACGCCCATATGGTGAAGAAGCATCATCGCCACCATGTGCGTCCGCATCACCATGCCAAAAAGCATGTGATCGTGAAGCATCGTCATTAA
- a CDS encoding NAD kinase, producing MTVESKYQRIAFVASPVLEAQRALAQLSSDYGNHEVENADVVVALGGDGLMLRTLHERMRSGTPIYGMHRGTVGFLMNEYSRHGLIERLNAARMTVINPLLMRATDAAGEVHLHHAINEVALFRQIYQAARLRILIDEQVRMPELISDGILVATPAGSTAYNYSAQGPIIPITANLLALTPINAFRPRRWRGALLASSAHITIEVLEDERRPVAAVADHNEIRYVTRVEVLTDKSISIRMLFDPGHSLEDRIISEQFGV from the coding sequence ATGACCGTCGAGAGCAAATACCAACGCATTGCCTTTGTCGCGAGCCCGGTGCTGGAAGCCCAGCGCGCGCTGGCGCAACTCTCGTCGGATTACGGCAACCACGAGGTCGAGAATGCGGACGTCGTGGTCGCGCTCGGCGGCGACGGGCTGATGCTGCGCACGCTGCACGAGCGGATGCGCTCCGGCACGCCGATCTACGGCATGCATCGCGGCACCGTCGGCTTCCTGATGAACGAATACAGCCGCCACGGCCTGATCGAGCGCCTCAATGCCGCGCGCATGACCGTCATCAATCCGCTGTTGATGCGAGCGACCGACGCGGCCGGCGAGGTGCATCTGCACCACGCCATCAACGAGGTCGCCCTGTTCCGCCAGATCTATCAGGCGGCGCGGCTGCGCATCCTGATCGACGAGCAGGTGCGGATGCCCGAACTGATTTCCGACGGCATTCTGGTCGCCACCCCTGCCGGATCGACCGCCTATAACTACTCGGCGCAGGGACCGATCATCCCGATCACGGCGAATCTCCTGGCGCTGACGCCGATCAACGCCTTCCGGCCGCGGCGCTGGCGCGGCGCCCTGCTCGCAAGCTCCGCCCACATCACCATCGAGGTGCTGGAGGACGAGCGGCGCCCGGTCGCGGCAGTCGCCGACCATAATGAAATACGCTACGTCACCCGCGTCGAAGTGCTGACCGACAAGAGCATCTCGATCCGCATGCTGTTCGACCCCGGCCACAGCCTGGAAGACCGCATCATCAGCGAGCAGTTCGGCGTCTAA
- a CDS encoding TspO/MBR family protein, with protein sequence MQFRTTIRLAACLVLCLGIAAVQGIVTRPEIAGWYSGLAKPPWTPPASLFPIVWTALYIMMAVALWRLWERAAPSPARNWAIVLFLVQLALNAAWSPLFFGAHATRLALIDIMILLVAIALTMVASARADRVAAWLLGPYLAWVAYAATLNGGIVWMN encoded by the coding sequence ATGCAATTCCGGACGACGATACGGCTTGCGGCTTGTCTGGTGCTGTGTCTCGGCATCGCTGCCGTGCAGGGCATCGTCACGCGTCCGGAAATCGCCGGCTGGTATAGCGGCCTGGCGAAGCCGCCATGGACGCCGCCGGCGTCTCTTTTTCCGATCGTCTGGACCGCGCTCTACATCATGATGGCGGTGGCGCTGTGGCGGCTGTGGGAACGGGCCGCGCCGTCGCCCGCGCGCAACTGGGCGATCGTGCTGTTTCTTGTTCAACTCGCGCTCAATGCAGCATGGTCGCCGCTGTTTTTCGGTGCGCATGCGACACGGTTGGCGCTGATCGACATCATGATTCTGCTTGTTGCGATCGCACTGACGATGGTGGCAAGTGCGCGTGCGGATCGCGTCGCGGCATGGCTGCTTGGGCCATATCTCGCATGGGTCGCCTATGCGGCGACGCTCAATGGCGGCATCGTCTGGATGAATTGA
- a CDS encoding Hpt domain-containing protein, whose amino-acid sequence MAKEKSEGLKVETFEAHQVITQPNPFRKIIRRVDERNVDDPVARAEEALAGLSGEFKGWMDEECARLARAFEVIEKDGFTGPNREELFRAAHDIKGDATTFGYPKAAIAAESLCRIIEHAPELTTVPSDLIAHHVHAIQAIVRELPKGRSKDTADKLSAHLRRLADEFLIEANQNRPEHLEAVLAPSIVPAD is encoded by the coding sequence ATGGCGAAAGAAAAAAGCGAAGGCCTCAAGGTCGAAACTTTCGAAGCCCATCAGGTCATCACCCAGCCGAACCCGTTCCGGAAGATCATCCGCCGGGTGGATGAGCGTAATGTCGACGATCCGGTCGCACGCGCCGAGGAAGCGCTCGCCGGGCTTTCCGGTGAATTCAAAGGCTGGATGGACGAGGAATGTGCTCGCCTTGCCCGCGCCTTCGAAGTGATCGAGAAAGACGGCTTCACCGGCCCGAACCGGGAAGAGCTGTTCCGCGCGGCACACGACATCAAGGGCGACGCCACGACGTTTGGCTATCCCAAGGCCGCGATCGCCGCCGAAAGCCTGTGCCGCATCATCGAGCATGCGCCCGAGCTGACGACAGTGCCGTCCGACCTGATCGCCCACCACGTTCACGCCATTCAGGCGATCGTGCGCGAGCTGCCGAAGGGACGCTCGAAGGACACAGCCGACAAATTGAGCGCGCATCTGCGACGGCTCGCGGACGAATTCCTGATCGAGGCTAATCAGAACCGTCCCGAGCATCTCGAAGCCGTGCTGGCCCCGAGCATCGTCCCGGCGGATTGA
- a CDS encoding response regulator produces MFHIDFNKLRFLVCDDNAHMRRILRTLLHSFGAREVYEAEDGATALEMYSHYVPDIVITDWSMPIFDGLELAQMIRQPDGVGNPYAPIIMLTGHSEKRRVMTARDAGVTEFLAKPISAKGLYQRILNVVVSPRPFIRTKSYFGPDRRRNTTNTYIGLDRRNGGKAEILQQPSLLDKARSPG; encoded by the coding sequence ATGTTTCACATCGACTTCAACAAGCTGCGGTTTCTCGTCTGCGACGACAACGCGCATATGCGGCGCATTTTGCGCACGCTGTTGCACTCGTTCGGCGCGCGTGAAGTCTATGAAGCCGAGGACGGCGCGACCGCGCTGGAAATGTACAGCCATTACGTCCCCGACATCGTCATCACCGACTGGTCGATGCCGATCTTCGACGGGCTCGAACTTGCACAGATGATCCGCCAGCCGGACGGCGTCGGCAATCCGTATGCGCCGATCATCATGCTGACCGGCCATTCCGAGAAGCGCCGCGTCATGACCGCGCGCGATGCGGGCGTCACCGAATTCCTCGCCAAGCCGATCTCGGCCAAAGGCCTTTACCAGCGCATCCTCAATGTCGTGGTGTCGCCCCGGCCCTTCATCCGCACCAAGAGCTATTTCGGCCCGGACCGGCGCCGCAACACCACCAACACCTATATCGGCCTCGATCGCCGCAACGGCGGCAAGGCGGAAATCCTGCAGCAACCCTCGCTGCTCGATAAAGCCCGCAGTCCCGGATAA